gtcagggatgcaattggtcaaaaacgagcaaaaagggaccaaattgaaagacAGATCGTTGAATTGGGGCCAAATCATAAAGATGGGAAAACCAAAgatttaacatcaattttgattttgtaaaaatataaatatagaagttattattttatttagttttattatttatttatttttatttttattttattaatttagaataggctatttttagtaaccctatgtatataaataggggcttTTAGTTTCCTAGAAAAATCATCCTTTAATTTGTATTCCTTCTTCTACTTGGAATAGAATTACTCTCTCTCTTGTatttcctttttcaatttagAGTTGGAAtatcatttcttttctcttcaatttgacGTTGCATTTTGTAGTTTTATCTccaatttttgtttcttttccacAATTGGGTCAATTGCTATCCAAGTCCCAtttcctttccaaaattccatcatcCTTCACACAAAGCCAAAACGCAATGCACAACCTTCaagcatgattaaattcatgccacACTAAACTCCTTTCAGTTTTAAGTCGGTGTTAACCCCGTCAAAAAAACCCGTGAGTTACGAACCCGAGCTGTTTAACTCCTAACTTTCGATATTTATTATTTCTCCGGATTAAGAGTATGACTTCGTCAACTCACAAAGTCAAGATAACACTAAGTCAAAAAAGACGTCATTTGAGTTAGTGTGGCTAGACGTACACTTGGAATTCCGAAAGGATCGATTGTCTAATTGGTCTTCCGTGAAACATTGGCGTTCCAAGTGGGGATTGCTGTTTGGTTCCGTCAATGGAAGTAGTAACCGGATTTAAATGTCCCAAACGTTTGAGGGCATTGGTTCGAGCTAGGCTCTTCTAGAACGCAAAGCTGCCAGAATTCTAAATCACGAACGTTTCGAAGGTTATTCGATCTATAAAGGTTAGTTATAGGACGTTCCGTAACTAATTTACACAAGGAAGAGTTGGTGTCCGAGGCATCCTTGGtagctataactagcttatcgAAAAAGAGGAGTTCACCTAATTTCGAGGATCGGGTCAAAAACGGAAAAACCCGTGCTTAAGGCTGAGCTAAGTTTAATTGATTTTTCTTCAGATTACTTCgttgttttttttatttcatcttttaatttttacgttttttttttttgtgtttatttcagGTTCCATATTTTATCCCCCCAAACATCGCAGTACGACAACCGCCTGCACATAAATCTGTCGAGATAAACAATTTTCAAGAAACCAATCTCGTGGGATCGACACTACTCCCTGTACTGCTTTAATTtgcaaattaggtgtaggtttataTTGGTGGAATCGACAGCCATCAACAGTTCTCTCACCAAATAAAATGCAATCATTTGCAAAGAAGAGATGAGAAATCTGTGGGCCTCTCTTGCTTGCTTTGGCCCCTTTAATCTTCCCTCTCATCAATGCCACTGTAAATCATAAAAAAGGAAAGGGTTGAGCGGATTCCCTTGACGAAGCCCTATGGTTGGTTTAAAACGTTATCCTTTGTCCCCATTTAAGATGATCGAATAAAAGACCGAAGTAAGACACTTCATAATGAAATCCACCCAAGATTGCACAAAACCCATTCACTCCATCATAAACCTTAAGAAATCTTACTCCACCCTATCATGTGCTTTGCTCATATCAAGCTTAAGTGCCACTTGTCCTTTTATTCCAATTCGTTTATTTTTCAATGTATGCATTATTTCATAGGCCACGAGTACATTATCAGTGATTAAATGTCTTGGTATAAAGGCACTCTATGCACTATCAACGAATGCATCCAAAACATGCTAAAATCTATTAGCCACCACCTTAGCTATCACCTTATAAAGAACATTGCATAGACTAATGGGTCTAAAATTTTCCATTTCCGCAGGATGCGAGGTTTTGGGTATCAACACAATGTTAGTGACATTTAAGAGCTCCAAATCTCTACCTTAATTTAAGATTTCCAAATAGAAAGAAGTTACCTTTGTACCTATAATATGCCAACACTTCTAAAAGAAAACCATTGGAAAGTCGTCATCACCGGGAGCCTTTGTGGAGCCCATTCCTTTCAATGCTACCCAAATTTCTTCAGCAGTGCACTTCGTTGTAAGCTACAAATTTGCTTTCTCAGAAATGCAATGCTCAATTCCTTGCAAGACCGATTCCATATTGCTCACCCATCCGGTTGTAAACAACTCTTGAAAAAAAGCAATTGGTTATCTTCTCTATCTCTTCCATGTCATTGACTTCTTCCCCATCCTTGTTCCGCAAGCTTCTTATAGTATTAGATCTATTACGTTGAGTAGCACAATTATGGAAGAATGTCGTGTTTCTATCCTCCAATTTAAGCCAATTAGCACGCGCTCTTTGCTCCCAATAAGCCTCATCTTTATCAATTTTCAAATTGATATGTAACTTTGTGTCAATGATTTCAACCAAATTCTCATCATTTCTATCCTCCTCTAACAAACTCTTCAATTTTATGCTTAGATCTTTTTTTAGCCCAACCATTCCTTTACAAATTTTAATCACCCATTGAATTAATCCCTGTCTTAAGCTTTCTAGTTTACCCATTACCGTCCCTGAATATGATCCCTAAATATCATTAACCGTCCTCTCAAATATTTCTTCTAATTACCATCATGCCTTAAACCGAAAAGGAGCCTTCCTTCTCTCCTTATGCCCTTATTCTGTATAAATGAGCAAAGGACAATTATCCGAATGTGAGTAGGGTAAGTGTTGAATACAAGCACGTGGGAAAATCGAAAACCATTATGTATTTGCGACCCCCTGTCAAGCCTTTCCCCTATGTTTGTTTCTGGTAAGTTTTCTTTTTCCCATGTGAACCACAACCCAAAGAATCCTACATCCAAGAGTCGACACTCGTCAAGAACTGTTCGAAAAGCCTTCATTCTTTTCTCATCTCTTGGCACCCCTCCCTTCTTCTCAAACGAGTACACGATTTCATTAAAATCCCAACAAACTAGCCAATGATGAGTCTGAGTCTTTCCCAATTTTCGAAGTAAATTCAAAGTACTACACTTTTCAGTAACAACAGGTGCTCTATTTAAGGATAATGTTGCTTCAGCGTGAACCAAAGCCTTCTTATTGCCTGAGTACTCCCCAATCCATTGACATTCCAACTTATGGTTTTCATTTAGTCCAATCGGCTTACTTATGGGCAGTCGCCGATCCTATTTGAGAAAAAAACAACCATTCGTTCCTGAAGGGTCTTCAAGAACTGATAATCAAGACCATCGTTATCAAATCTCCCCCTTTTATGATTATCTTCACTAATAGAAAGAGTCCTCAGTTTCATCATTTGTAACTAAAAAACCCTTCCTCTTACTTGTCACGCTTTTCATTTGGACATCATCAATCTGCACAGTCCTTTCTAATCTCTTCCAGTTCATTCTTTTGGGCTTTTTGATTTTTTCTATTGCTGCTACATCCACTCTATTCATATTCTTATCTTTCCTACACTACTCAAACCCCAAATTTGAGACATGAAAAATAGattttttagatttaatttttgtAGAACAACATTAACTAGATGCCCTAATTTTCTCATAATTACGGAACAAACCCGCAAGTCGCAGATCTGTCAAAAATTCCACCTTCTACAGAATCTCCTCCCTATGATGAATTGTTATCGGCATCTTACTACAAGTGGTGTCTTTTTGAAATTTGACCATCGATGTATCCAACCCCTCATTCTCCCCAATATATAAGCATTATATAAGCATTCTTTCATGGATTTTTTTTACTGAGAAACCAAACTGCTAACACTCTTTACCTACTAAATTAGATTTAACTTTTAGCGCCAATAAGTAGGGGAGGTCGTCTTCCAACTTCTCTTCCCCCAGATTTGATATCTCAACATAATCTTTCACAGCATGACCCATACGACCACAGCTGAAATAAAAATTCGATAGGTTTTCATACTTAAAAAGGAAGCCAAACTTTCTCTTGATTGCCAGTTGTAATAAAAATTCCCCTTCATAACGATTTTTGGACATCCAGTTGGACTTTCAATTGGCAAACATCGCTTTTTTATCTCTGATCGCATTACTTCTCCAAAAGTGGAACCTATTGCATGTATTAAATCTTTCTTCTTACACTCTAGCAGACAATGACCAATTTTAAGCCAGAACGGTGAGAAAACCAATTTAATATTTCTCTTTTCTGTCGCCTCCTTCAATCTATCAAATATAATCAATTGTCTTCTGATTAGCCACAGTTTCCCCTCCATTATCACCTCCAAGTCATCCTCATCCTCAAACGAGATCAGAAACAAGTTTTGCCCAACCACTTGGATCTCAAATTTTCTCCTAATCTTTCATATGCTCTTCAATTGTGCACAAAAACTATTCAGGTTATATTATTTTCTCGTTCACACAAACCATATTAAACGACAAATTACCATTTGGCACAACCAAAGAATTCTTCACCGTTAACTGTACAAATTCTTCTGCTAAGAGGGAGATCTCATCCCCCGCCATACAGGGAAAAAGTCACCACCCTACTCCAACCCAACCATAGCAAGTACTAGTTCTCTAGGACATTAAGAGAGGGTACTCTTGACCTTTTAGATATACACAAAATACAATCATCTTTACATATACAAGACAAGACATATAATTAAGAGTGAGCGTTCAATCAAATTGAGTgaaaattttttagaattaatcgAGTTAACAAGTCCTGTTTTATCATCttaactcaatttaaaattttttcgaatcaaattgagtaaaataaaattcaaattaagtCTAATCAAGTAAAATTGTTCgagctaaattaaaaaataaacatattaaattaaaatcttattacaatATAACCAATTCCATATTAGAGTTGTGaaactatatatatttgaaagttttctcaaaacgtaataataataaataccttAATATGATAAATTAGAatcattaattaaattatttaagttCCAAAGTTATTattctaaaaaattttaatttatttactttcTATATATatcttttgaattttttaaaattttgaattttaaatttttataaatattttgaattttaaaatgattttaaattattttgtaatttttattgagaaagaccaatttgctcattttcaaaccTGACAGGACCAAAATACTATTTACACCAatcattattcaaattattccagttatttgaattataaaatttaactcGATTCGAATTCGAATTACTTATTTGAGTTTACTCGAATAAGTCAAATAATTCGATTCAATTAACTCGAAATCTAaaattcttttttaatttttttcaaatcgaATCGAGTTTTGTCCACCCTTAAACGTATCTATATCCAACCTTATTTCGGAGCCAGGATAGCATGTAATAGCAAAAACATGCTAGAAACAGAGGATAATAGTTCCATTGGCATTCAACATCACAGGGGCCAACAGTAGAACAATACAACAATCAAATCAACATGGGGATACTTATAGCAAAATAAGTTCATCAGTAGGTAGGATTTTCAGCTACAGGTAGGATTTTCAGCTATCAAACGTAGGAGCTAGATTCCCAGAAAACTCGGAACCTGCAACTTAAAAACCATGGATTTTGATGTTGTCCTTCTTCACAATACCAGCCTGCTCATAAAGAACATACAAAATTAAGAACTTGTACAACCTGACCGAGACCAGAGAGCGAGTGTCAACACATGTATGTTCAATAGAATCATATTCACACAGCATGGCTACATGGCTACATTTATGTCGGACGCATATACCAGCTTTAAGTGTATATATAAGAAAACCAAATGATAATGACAATAACCTGAACAAGAAAAGTGGAGACGTTCTTCCTTTGATCACCTTGAAGTTGAATAACCTACACATAAACCAAGTACATAATAAACTTAAAAATGAAGAACAAAGACAGTGGTGGCGAAGGTGACTTCATTAGGAGGTTAGACGTGCACCTGCCCTAACTCAAGGTCCTGGACAACAATGCCATTGCAACAGAACTCCTTCTTGAGGTCCTTGAGAATTTTGTTATAGCTGAATTCTTTCTTCAACCCTTGGACAGTAGTCAAGCTTTTCCTACCATTCCGTTGTTGGATACGAATGTGCACGTACTCCTTGGTACCAGCACCAGAGTCCTCAGCATTTGCATCAGCAAACGGATCTAGCGTAAAACCGCAAAGCATATGAGTTCATTTTCCATGGGTGATCCAATTTAATCGATAAGAAAGGGGCAATGCTTACCAAAGGCAGTAGGAATTAGGATGTCAAGATCAGACATGAAACTTAGCTGACGGAAAGGTCAAACGAGTTCCACGCACTGAAAACCTACATTGCAAGGTCAAATCTTGATCAGATATTTCGTTTACTAGATCAATTCAGTTCGGAACTTCGTATCTTTCAAGCAAAATCATTTTCTGCAAACACTAACCGGTCACCCTGGGGGTAACATAGCAaataaatttcatcaaaaacgCAAATTTAGTATTCTTGGTAAGAAAAAAGAAGATGAGAAAGCACCATAAAACCATACACAGATTTCAGCAGTTACAAGCATAAGCCTCGAACTCATATCGGAATTTTAGCAAAAGGGAAACTCGTTATATTGATCTGATCTAAAGAGGGGGCACATGTGATTTGGTCCTAAAAAGAATTCAAGCATAAGCCctaaattatatcaaaataaaaacaattgtTTTGGGAGAAAATCATAAAGAAGCGATTAATACGTACCTAATCTGAAGAATCTGATTACGAAATTTAGAAATCCTAAAGGTGATGATCGAAGTCTGAGCTGATTCTCTTTTTCTCTACCTGAGTTCTGACTTTAGAGTTTGAAGGGGGGGGGGACAATATGATTTATCTGTCGGTTTTTCTGGATTAGGCCGGGTTCAGTAAGTGAGTCGGCAATGTGGGGGGTATCTTAACCGATGATCAGTTTGATCCACACGTGTACGATGATTAAGGCGAGTTTGATTGATTTGTGTAGAGAGCGAGTTAGTTTGGAAGTGAGAGAGAGGGTAGAATTGACCGTACaaagatagatagatagattAGATTACAAAACATATACGACACCGTCTTAGTTTTTCTCTGAAATGGCACGTGCCT
This is a stretch of genomic DNA from Gossypium arboreum isolate Shixiya-1 chromosome 11, ASM2569848v2, whole genome shotgun sequence. It encodes these proteins:
- the LOC108472449 gene encoding protein translation factor SUI1 homolog 2-like, which gives rise to MSDLDILIPTAFDPFADANAEDSGAGTKEYVHIRIQQRNGRKSLTTVQGLKKEFSYNKILKDLKKEFCCNGIVVQDLELGQVIQLQGDQRKNVSTFLVQAGIVKKDNIKIHGF